The Micromonospora sp. Llam0 genome includes a window with the following:
- a CDS encoding rhodanese-like domain-containing protein produces the protein MVTPEPGIDRLLDQVRERLDRVDPVTAQRAQRDGRAVLVDIRPAAQRAEFGEIPDAFVIERNVLEWRLDPRSAARIDLADDPRLWPIIVCQEGYASSLAAASLQDIGLPRATDLTGGFAAWQAAGLPVVDPHR, from the coding sequence ATGGTGACCCCGGAACCCGGCATCGACCGGCTACTCGACCAGGTACGCGAACGGTTGGACCGAGTCGACCCGGTCACTGCCCAGCGCGCCCAGCGCGATGGTCGGGCGGTGCTGGTCGACATCCGGCCGGCCGCCCAACGCGCGGAGTTCGGGGAGATTCCCGACGCGTTCGTGATCGAACGCAACGTCCTGGAATGGCGGCTCGACCCACGTAGCGCGGCCCGGATCGACCTCGCCGACGACCCGCGACTGTGGCCGATCATCGTCTGTCAGGAGGGGTACGCCTCCTCGTTGGCGGCCGCCTCGCTCCAGGACATCGGCCTGCCCCGGGCCACCGACCTGACCGGCGGATTCGCCGCCTGGCAGGCCGCCGGGTTGCCGGTGGTCGACCCGCACCGGTGA
- a CDS encoding ABC transporter substrate-binding protein yields the protein MSVTTTVVMTVALAGCSPQPEVSSEDPPVDPPAPDACSPQRLGTIVAGTLTVGTDQPAYPPWFVDDAPESGAGFESAVAYAVANQLGYEPDEVSWVRVPFNNAIAPGPKDFDFDINQFSITEQRRAAVDFSSPYYDVTQAVIALEGTPAAAATTLAQLREVRLGAQVGTTSFRAITEVVVPAAEPAVFNNNDDAKAALRNGSIDALVLDLPTAFYVTAAEIDDATIVGQLAQPSGRPEQFGLVLDKDSALTSCVSAAVDALRADGTLDNLRAEWLADVAGAPVLS from the coding sequence GTGAGCGTGACGACGACCGTCGTGATGACCGTCGCGTTGGCCGGCTGCTCCCCGCAGCCCGAGGTCTCGTCGGAGGATCCGCCGGTGGACCCGCCGGCCCCGGACGCGTGCAGCCCGCAACGGTTGGGCACCATCGTCGCCGGGACGTTGACCGTCGGCACCGACCAGCCGGCGTACCCGCCGTGGTTCGTCGACGACGCCCCGGAAAGCGGCGCCGGCTTCGAAAGCGCGGTGGCGTACGCGGTCGCCAACCAGCTCGGCTACGAACCGGACGAGGTGAGCTGGGTGCGGGTGCCGTTCAACAACGCCATCGCCCCCGGGCCGAAGGACTTCGACTTCGACATCAACCAGTTCTCCATCACCGAGCAGCGCCGGGCCGCAGTCGACTTCTCCAGCCCGTACTACGACGTCACCCAGGCGGTGATCGCGCTGGAAGGGACACCGGCCGCCGCCGCGACGACCCTGGCGCAGCTGCGTGAAGTGCGACTCGGCGCGCAGGTCGGGACGACCAGCTTCCGGGCGATCACCGAGGTGGTTGTCCCGGCGGCCGAGCCGGCCGTGTTCAACAACAACGACGACGCCAAGGCCGCGCTGCGCAACGGCAGCATCGACGCGCTGGTGCTGGACCTGCCGACCGCGTTCTACGTGACCGCCGCCGAGATCGACGATGCGACGATCGTCGGACAGCTGGCGCAGCCGTCCGGCCGGCCGGAGCAGTTCGGTCTGGTGCTCGACAAGGACTCCGCGTTGACCAGCTGCGTCAGCGCTGCGGTCGACGCGTTGCGGGCGGACGGCACGCTCGACAACCTGCGGGCCGAGTGGCTGGCCGACGTGGCCGGCGCGCCGGTCCTGTCCTGA
- a CDS encoding sensor histidine kinase gives MSTVSEAASRPQSPAGAMRAFWVRHSWLGIWPIVLFCLALGFDTGIGFRLPHTWDWWAIGVNTVVALSLLAWRSRPWWALLVVAAGDLVSDSAQLIPFMVVSYSLAVYRSTRAGIVGGVVTVAVMAGENVVRNGYAALQPVALPLIAAAVGSVLVGVNVATRRRYLQALLDRATRLAREKEQEGQLAAGRERARIARDMHDIVAHNLTMMVRLADGATAVADSDPQRSRAAVDRLANLGREAMKDMRRLLGVLRDGGLDTPGDLETLVETFRIAGLPVTLRRRGADVESAGLQRVVFRVVQESLTNALRYAEQPTEVRVDLDYSADPIRVEIIDDGRGSAPAPSVGSEQGLIALTERVALYGGTVETGRQPIGWAVRVTLPHPSKDTDEQGRR, from the coding sequence GTGTCCACCGTCTCCGAGGCAGCATCGCGCCCGCAGTCCCCGGCGGGCGCGATGCGCGCGTTCTGGGTACGCCACTCCTGGCTGGGGATCTGGCCCATCGTGCTGTTCTGTCTGGCGCTCGGCTTCGACACCGGTATCGGGTTCCGCCTGCCGCATACCTGGGACTGGTGGGCGATCGGCGTCAACACGGTGGTGGCCCTGTCGTTGCTGGCATGGCGGTCGCGGCCGTGGTGGGCGCTGCTGGTGGTGGCGGCGGGCGACCTGGTGAGCGACTCCGCCCAGCTGATTCCGTTCATGGTCGTGTCGTACTCACTCGCCGTCTACCGCTCGACCCGCGCCGGGATCGTCGGCGGGGTGGTCACCGTCGCGGTCATGGCCGGGGAGAACGTCGTGCGCAACGGGTACGCCGCGTTGCAGCCCGTCGCGCTTCCCCTGATCGCCGCCGCGGTGGGTTCGGTGCTGGTCGGAGTGAACGTCGCCACCCGCCGCCGCTACCTGCAGGCACTGCTCGACCGGGCGACCCGGCTCGCCCGGGAGAAGGAGCAGGAGGGTCAGCTGGCGGCGGGCCGGGAACGGGCTCGGATCGCCCGCGACATGCACGACATCGTCGCGCACAACCTCACCATGATGGTACGGCTGGCCGACGGTGCCACGGCCGTGGCCGACTCCGATCCACAGCGGTCGCGCGCTGCGGTGGATCGGCTCGCCAACCTCGGCCGGGAGGCGATGAAGGACATGCGCCGACTGCTCGGCGTCCTGCGCGACGGCGGCCTGGACACTCCGGGCGACCTGGAGACCCTGGTCGAGACGTTCCGGATCGCCGGCCTGCCGGTGACACTGCGCCGCCGGGGGGCCGATGTCGAGTCGGCCGGTCTGCAACGCGTGGTGTTCCGGGTGGTCCAGGAGTCGCTGACGAACGCTCTGCGGTACGCCGAGCAGCCGACCGAGGTCCGCGTCGACCTCGACTACTCCGCCGATCCGATCCGGGTCGAGATCATTGACGACGGTCGGGGCAGCGCCCCGGCGCCCTCGGTCGGCAGCGAGCAGGGGTTGATCGCCCTGACCGAGAGGGTCGCGCTCTACGGCGGTACGGTCGAGACCGGTCGCCAGCCGATCGGCTGGGCCGTGCGGGTCACCCTGCCCCACCCGAGCAAGGACACCGATGAGCAAGGACGCCGATGA
- a CDS encoding ABC transporter ATP-binding protein, with product MIEVHELTKMFGATAAVEGVSFRLDPGVVTGFIGPNGAGKSTTMRMMVGLDQPTSGHCHIGGRPYRELDAPLRMVGAHIDAESIYPARSARNHLRVLAHTHGIPDRRVDEVLELVGLANVANKRVRGFSLGMRQRLGLASALLGDPAALLLDEPVNGLDPDGIIWIRSLLRSLAAEGRAVLVSSHLMGELAQTADRLIVLGRGRVLADATVDDLISRYATQSTRVRTDRADALGTVLRTKGAAVLQRQEDTLEITGMAAREIAMLANRHNILLYENTTVPASLEDAYLALTQGHARHVAEGVSA from the coding sequence ATGATCGAAGTGCACGAGCTGACCAAGATGTTCGGTGCCACGGCAGCGGTGGAGGGAGTCTCCTTCCGGCTCGACCCCGGCGTCGTCACCGGCTTCATCGGGCCGAACGGCGCCGGCAAGTCCACCACGATGCGGATGATGGTCGGCCTGGATCAGCCCACCTCCGGCCACTGCCACATCGGCGGCCGCCCCTACCGCGAACTCGACGCTCCGCTACGGATGGTCGGCGCGCACATCGACGCCGAGTCGATCTATCCTGCCCGCAGTGCCCGGAACCATCTGCGGGTGCTCGCCCACACCCACGGCATCCCCGACCGCCGCGTCGACGAGGTACTTGAACTGGTCGGGCTGGCGAACGTGGCGAACAAGCGGGTACGCGGCTTTTCCCTCGGCATGCGCCAGCGGCTCGGTCTCGCCTCGGCTCTGCTCGGCGACCCGGCCGCACTGCTGCTGGACGAGCCGGTCAACGGTCTCGACCCGGACGGCATCATCTGGATCCGGTCGCTGTTGCGGTCGTTGGCGGCCGAAGGACGGGCGGTCCTGGTATCCAGCCACCTGATGGGCGAGCTGGCGCAGACCGCGGACCGGCTGATCGTGCTCGGCCGCGGCCGGGTGCTCGCCGACGCCACCGTTGACGACCTGATCTCCCGGTACGCGACCCAGTCGACCAGAGTACGCACGGACCGCGCGGACGCCCTGGGGACCGTGCTGCGTACCAAGGGTGCGGCTGTCCTGCAGCGGCAGGAGGACACCCTGGAGATCACCGGGATGGCAGCGCGCGAGATCGCCATGCTGGCCAACCGTCACAACATCCTGCTGTACGAGAACACCACCGTCCCCGCCTCGCTGGAGGACGCCTACCTGGCCCTCACCCAGGGCCATGCCCGCCACGTCGCAGAGGGAGTATCGGCATGA
- a CDS encoding response regulator transcription factor encodes MSETTLLLVDDQELVREGMAMVLGAASGLRVVGEAGDGRAGALLARDRRPDVVLMDVRMPIMDGIEATSDIVTHCPATKVLILTTFDLDEYAFNGLRAGASGFLLKDVPSAELVAAVRTVAAGEAVVSPRITRSLLDHYRDPRRPAPQQARLLDELTGREREVLVAIGRGLSNPEIAGELFLSESTVKTHVGRVLAKLGARDRVHAVIWAHRHGLV; translated from the coding sequence ATGAGTGAGACGACGCTGCTGCTCGTGGACGATCAGGAGCTCGTGCGCGAGGGCATGGCGATGGTCCTCGGCGCGGCATCGGGCCTGCGCGTCGTCGGGGAGGCCGGCGACGGGCGGGCCGGCGCGCTGCTGGCCCGCGACCGGCGGCCGGATGTGGTGCTGATGGATGTGCGGATGCCGATCATGGACGGCATCGAAGCGACCTCGGACATCGTGACGCACTGCCCGGCGACCAAGGTTCTCATCCTGACCACGTTCGACCTCGACGAGTACGCGTTCAACGGGCTCCGCGCGGGCGCCAGCGGCTTCCTGCTCAAGGACGTGCCGTCGGCGGAGCTGGTCGCGGCGGTCCGAACGGTGGCCGCAGGCGAGGCGGTGGTCTCGCCCCGGATCACCCGCTCCCTGCTCGACCACTACCGGGACCCTCGCCGACCGGCGCCACAGCAGGCGCGACTACTCGACGAGCTGACTGGCCGGGAGCGGGAGGTCCTGGTGGCAATCGGCCGTGGCCTGTCGAATCCGGAGATCGCCGGCGAGCTGTTCCTGTCCGAGTCGACGGTCAAGACCCATGTGGGCCGGGTCCTGGCCAAGCTCGGGGCGCGTGACCGGGTGCACGCGGTGATCTGGGCGCATCGGCACGGCCTCGTCTGA